A genomic window from Micromonospora violae includes:
- a CDS encoding glycoside hydrolase family 16 protein: MFTARPSLRFRPLVLLAAAILATTTALVLPAHPDRAEAAIGPITWQDEFNSPAGTPVDQNKWRFDIGGGGWGNNERQYYTNSTSNAVHDGQGNLVITARRDNPANYQCHYGRCEYTSARLLTAATFTQTYGRFEARIKIPRGQGIWPAFWMLGTGGGWPDAGEIDVMENIGREPNTVYGTVHGPGYSGGGGITGSRTLGAPLADTFHTYRVDWEPNVITWYVDGVQYHRVDPARLGGNRWVFDHPFFMILNVAVGGNWPGYPDGSTQFPQQMLVDYVRVSSYTSGGGDPAPGTSRIRGAQSGRCIDIPGANPVEGAKLQIWDCNTTAAQSWTFASDGTIRAMGKCMDPAWAGTANGTEVNLVSCNGNTAQRFTLNAAGDLVNLNANKCVDVREANPNNGGKLHLWDCLGAANQKWSRI, from the coding sequence GTGTTCACAGCCCGGCCCAGCCTCCGCTTCCGCCCCCTCGTACTCCTGGCGGCCGCCATCCTCGCGACCACGACGGCGCTCGTCCTCCCGGCGCACCCCGACCGCGCCGAGGCCGCCATCGGCCCCATCACCTGGCAGGACGAGTTCAACTCCCCCGCCGGCACGCCCGTCGACCAGAACAAATGGCGGTTCGACATCGGCGGCGGCGGCTGGGGTAACAACGAGCGGCAGTACTACACGAACAGCACCAGCAACGCCGTGCACGACGGCCAGGGCAACCTGGTCATCACCGCCCGCCGGGACAACCCCGCCAACTACCAGTGCCACTACGGGCGCTGCGAGTACACGTCGGCGCGGTTGCTGACGGCCGCCACCTTCACCCAGACGTACGGGCGATTCGAGGCCCGGATCAAGATCCCGCGCGGTCAGGGCATCTGGCCGGCCTTCTGGATGCTCGGCACCGGCGGCGGGTGGCCCGACGCGGGCGAGATCGACGTCATGGAGAACATCGGCCGGGAGCCCAACACCGTCTACGGCACCGTGCACGGTCCCGGCTACTCCGGTGGTGGCGGCATCACCGGCAGCCGCACCCTCGGCGCGCCGCTCGCCGACACCTTCCACACCTACCGGGTGGACTGGGAACCGAACGTGATCACGTGGTACGTCGACGGGGTGCAGTACCACCGGGTCGACCCCGCCCGGCTCGGCGGCAACCGCTGGGTGTTCGACCACCCCTTCTTCATGATCCTCAACGTGGCGGTCGGCGGTAACTGGCCCGGCTACCCGGACGGCTCGACCCAGTTCCCGCAGCAGATGCTCGTCGACTACGTCCGGGTCTCCAGCTACACCTCGGGCGGGGGCGACCCGGCCCCCGGCACCAGCCGGATCAGGGGCGCGCAGAGCGGTCGCTGCATCGACATCCCCGGCGCCAACCCGGTCGAGGGCGCCAAGCTCCAGATCTGGGACTGCAACACCACGGCGGCCCAGAGCTGGACCTTCGCCTCGGACGGAACCATCCGCGCGATGGGCAAGTGCATGGACCCGGCCTGGGCCGGCACCGCCAACGGCACCGAGGTCAACCTGGTCAGCTGCAACGGCAACACCGCGCAACGCTTCACCCTCAACGCCGCCGGCGACCTGGTCAACCTCAACGCCAACAAGTGCGTGGACGTACGGGAGGCCAACCCCAACAACGGTGGCAAGCTGCACCTGTGGGACTGCCTCGGCGCCGCCAACCAGAAGTGGTCTCGCATCTGA
- a CDS encoding PEP/pyruvate-binding domain-containing protein: protein MRVIPLSEVTTEMLGLVGGKAAGLGELIRRGERVPEGFCVTTEAHRLGVIPTAEVAAAYERLGAGPVTVRSSATAEDLPDASFAGQQDTVLDVVGTTQLIAAIEKCWDSLHSDRATAYRDARQIDHRQVGMAVVVQRMITPRAAGVLFTANPLTGRRDEMAVDAAPGVGTTVVDGAATVDHYVLDGVARDDTGCLTSAHLADLRATGERLQAHFGCPQDIEWAIDAHDVQWLLQSRPITSLFPQPPATDKPLTRVYLEFGHVQGMRQPVTPMGMSTLRTQIAAMLASLGVRVEIVDIGGRLYGDLTDLARDRSSRKRLVKLLAVDFGPRAQAVMQHVLADPRFAPTSGSARRGGAPTAASLRTARRAVVGILRSLARPDTARTRMFEAIEQMRTRSAAPADLSSAADRLRFVQARDADADADDTADAIMWPIVAGMLAAALPAALLKGIAGPDEIHTVLGGMPHNVTIEMDLALWRLAQSAGDHRQLLLDTPPAELAARHLRGTLPDIGMTAFLDVYGHRGVAEVDLGVPRWEEDPTPVFAAVANYLRVTDPQQGPDRRFQRAASAAETALEELTRRVRRRRPVRGTIAAFLLRRARSLAGLREAGKFAGLYPLRETRRQLLLVGADLHDSGLLDEPDDIMFLTLDEVHSAVHQGVDPRATVTARRAVHRRELRRAAVPVALLSDGTDVEAVLPAAPAGDGTLTGVGASAGRVTGPARVVHDPRTAHIEPGDVLVAATTDPGWTPLFLTAAALVTETGAIMAHGPTVAREYGIPAVICVPDATRTIRTGQVVTVDGAAGTVTPH from the coding sequence ATGCGCGTGATCCCGTTGTCCGAGGTGACCACCGAGATGCTCGGCCTGGTCGGCGGCAAGGCCGCCGGGCTGGGCGAGCTGATCCGGCGGGGTGAACGGGTCCCCGAGGGCTTCTGCGTCACCACCGAGGCGCACCGGCTCGGCGTGATACCCACCGCCGAGGTCGCCGCCGCCTACGAGCGGCTCGGGGCGGGCCCGGTCACCGTACGCTCCAGCGCCACCGCTGAGGACCTGCCCGACGCGAGCTTCGCCGGACAGCAGGACACAGTGCTCGACGTGGTCGGCACCACCCAGCTGATCGCCGCCATCGAGAAGTGCTGGGATTCGCTGCACAGCGACCGCGCCACCGCCTACCGCGACGCCCGCCAGATCGACCACCGGCAGGTGGGGATGGCCGTCGTGGTGCAACGCATGATCACGCCCCGGGCGGCCGGGGTGCTTTTCACAGCGAACCCGCTCACCGGACGTCGCGACGAGATGGCTGTGGATGCGGCTCCGGGTGTCGGCACGACAGTGGTGGACGGCGCGGCGACAGTGGACCACTACGTCCTCGACGGTGTCGCCCGGGACGACACCGGATGCCTGACGTCCGCGCACCTGGCCGACCTGCGCGCCACCGGCGAGCGACTCCAGGCCCACTTCGGCTGCCCGCAGGACATCGAATGGGCGATCGACGCGCACGACGTCCAGTGGCTCCTCCAGTCCCGGCCGATCACCAGCCTGTTTCCACAGCCGCCCGCCACCGACAAACCTCTCACCCGCGTCTACCTGGAGTTCGGTCACGTCCAGGGCATGCGGCAACCGGTCACCCCGATGGGCATGTCGACCCTGCGGACACAGATCGCCGCCATGCTGGCGTCGCTGGGGGTGCGGGTCGAGATCGTCGACATCGGTGGCCGGCTCTACGGTGACCTGACGGACCTGGCTCGGGACCGGTCGTCCCGCAAGCGGCTGGTCAAGCTCCTGGCTGTCGACTTCGGGCCACGCGCCCAGGCGGTGATGCAGCACGTGCTGGCCGATCCCCGCTTCGCCCCGACCAGCGGCAGCGCCCGGCGCGGCGGAGCGCCGACGGCCGCGTCGCTGCGGACGGCCCGGCGGGCGGTGGTGGGGATCCTGCGGTCCCTGGCCCGTCCCGACACCGCGCGGACCCGGATGTTCGAGGCGATCGAGCAGATGAGGACACGATCGGCCGCCCCGGCCGACCTGAGTTCCGCCGCCGACCGGCTGCGCTTCGTGCAGGCACGGGACGCCGACGCCGACGCCGACGACACCGCCGACGCGATCATGTGGCCGATCGTCGCGGGGATGCTCGCCGCCGCGCTGCCGGCCGCGCTACTCAAGGGCATCGCCGGCCCGGACGAGATCCACACCGTGCTGGGCGGCATGCCGCACAACGTCACCATCGAGATGGACCTGGCACTGTGGCGGCTCGCCCAGAGCGCGGGCGACCACCGTCAACTCCTCCTCGACACACCGCCGGCCGAGCTGGCCGCGCGCCACCTGCGCGGAACCCTGCCCGACATCGGCATGACCGCCTTCCTGGACGTCTACGGCCACCGGGGCGTCGCCGAGGTCGACCTCGGCGTACCGCGCTGGGAGGAAGACCCCACTCCGGTCTTCGCGGCGGTCGCGAACTACCTCCGGGTCACCGATCCACAGCAGGGCCCCGACCGACGCTTCCAACGGGCCGCCTCCGCAGCGGAGACAGCTCTGGAGGAGCTGACCCGGCGGGTCCGCCGCCGGCGGCCGGTGCGGGGCACCATCGCCGCCTTCCTGCTGCGCCGGGCACGGTCCCTGGCCGGCCTGCGCGAGGCCGGCAAGTTCGCCGGGCTCTACCCCCTGCGCGAGACGCGCCGTCAACTGCTGCTCGTCGGCGCCGACCTGCACGACTCCGGGTTGCTGGACGAGCCCGACGACATCATGTTCCTGACTCTCGACGAGGTGCACAGCGCCGTACACCAGGGGGTTGATCCGCGTGCAACAGTCACCGCCCGACGGGCCGTGCACCGGCGGGAACTACGGCGCGCGGCGGTGCCCGTGGCGCTGCTCTCCGACGGCACGGACGTCGAGGCCGTCCTGCCGGCTGCGCCCGCCGGCGACGGGACGCTGACCGGCGTGGGCGCGTCGGCGGGCCGGGTGACCGGCCCAGCCCGGGTCGTCCACGACCCGCGTACCGCGCACATCGAGCCCGGCGACGTCCTGGTGGCCGCGACCACCGACCCCGGCTGGACGCCGCTGTTCCTCACCGCCGCGGCGCTGGTCACCGAGACCGGCGCGATCATGGCGCACGGCCCGACGGTGGCCCGTGAGTACGGCATCCCCGCCGTCATCTGCGTTCCCGACGCCACCCGGACGATCCGCACGGGGCAGGTCGTCACCGTGGACGGTGCCGCCGGCACCGTCACGCCCCACTGA
- a CDS encoding fibronectin type III domain-containing protein has product MSLWGRRRPTSAGALVLVVLVGTLAFGPVPASAAGSVLFDQPFHNNTANGIGAVAVPAVPLAGGTNAACLSAAGNTTTGPLLSCTTSTDPQGAGKLRLTPATVNRQGGVFAAVSVPTSQGLYLTFNTYQYGGSNPGADGLAFALAAVDPANPRSPSTLGPSGGSLGYSAAFNGVSAGLSNGYLGIGLDVFGNFSNSTYQGTGCTNPPYISTTNGRVPGQVVVRGPGRNGVGYCAINSTAGSTSTPGLPLRASTRAASVVPVEVVINTTASPYTTDSGITTPAGQYRVRFTPVGGSARTLEGALPVVSPSLYPSPTWLNASGYPRQLAFGWVGSTGSVTDFHEVDNARAVSFNPVPDLNVSQTSAVGASPQPGDPVTYSITAGVDAGATETAPISVTQTAPTGVVPRAAYGSGWVCGAPSGQTITCTNSNGPFAGGTFLPPITVVATVTGTGVTPAQIQTATVATSSSIDANPGLATGTTPVAPATAPTGVTVTPAQSTISGGIAVTVGGSNLTGATAITIGTTAEQQAGTSVVLLPCSSGPAAGCFTGNPDGTLGISAMPARSSPATVTVSVLTRGSTGSANYVYASAPDSPATPTATAGITSATVSWTAPASNGSPITSYLITPIRDGVTQPTLTFDASTTSRTLTGLTVGASYTFRVAAVNAYGTGATSPPSAAVVPYTLPGAPTNTTATAGTTAATVSWTAPANGGSPITGYTVTPYLGAVAQTPRVFSGTATTQIVTGLTAGATYTFRVAATNAGGTGPQSAPSASVTVNPPPTLTFPPPPPGKAYDPYQYQLTVTGGTGPFAWALSAGSLPAGLTLDPVTGLLSGTPTASGTFPFTVRVTDSFDQSATRPVDLVITPLGGLSISVPAVSALGTVTSGTTGVSGQLGPVTVTDDRGPFSGNWVTVVASTSFTTGSGSGGETIPNSDITYASGAALASTGAGSFVPQPGAVLNTPRTAARWAGQSGGPNSATWNPTVLVALPSSVVVGDYTAVITHSVI; this is encoded by the coding sequence ATGTCGTTGTGGGGCCGGCGTCGTCCGACCAGTGCCGGCGCACTGGTCCTTGTCGTGCTCGTGGGGACTCTCGCGTTCGGGCCGGTCCCGGCGTCGGCGGCCGGCTCCGTCCTGTTCGACCAGCCGTTCCACAACAACACCGCGAACGGCATCGGCGCGGTTGCGGTGCCCGCCGTGCCCCTCGCCGGCGGCACCAACGCCGCCTGCCTGAGCGCCGCCGGCAACACCACCACCGGCCCGCTGCTGAGTTGCACCACCTCCACCGACCCGCAGGGCGCCGGCAAACTGCGCCTCACCCCCGCCACCGTCAACCGGCAGGGCGGGGTGTTCGCCGCGGTGAGTGTGCCCACCTCGCAGGGCCTGTACCTGACCTTCAACACCTACCAGTACGGCGGCAGCAACCCGGGTGCGGACGGCCTCGCCTTCGCACTGGCCGCCGTTGACCCGGCCAACCCCAGGTCCCCGTCGACCCTCGGCCCGTCGGGCGGCTCGCTGGGCTACTCGGCGGCGTTCAACGGGGTGTCAGCCGGCCTCTCCAACGGCTACCTGGGCATCGGGCTGGACGTCTTCGGCAACTTCAGCAACAGCACCTACCAGGGCACCGGCTGCACGAACCCGCCGTACATCTCGACCACCAACGGGCGGGTCCCGGGCCAGGTGGTGGTCCGGGGGCCGGGCCGGAACGGGGTCGGCTACTGCGCGATCAACAGCACCGCCGGGAGCACGTCGACTCCCGGCCTGCCGCTGCGGGCCAGCACCCGGGCCGCGTCCGTGGTGCCGGTCGAGGTCGTCATCAACACCACCGCCTCCCCGTACACCACCGACTCCGGCATCACCACTCCCGCCGGTCAGTACCGGGTCAGGTTCACCCCGGTCGGTGGGTCCGCCCGGACCCTGGAGGGCGCCCTCCCGGTCGTGTCGCCCAGCCTGTATCCGTCGCCGACCTGGTTGAACGCCAGCGGCTACCCCCGCCAACTCGCCTTCGGCTGGGTGGGCTCGACCGGCTCGGTCACCGACTTCCACGAGGTCGACAACGCGCGCGCGGTCAGCTTCAACCCGGTGCCGGACCTGAACGTGTCGCAGACCAGCGCGGTCGGGGCTTCCCCGCAACCCGGTGACCCGGTCACCTACTCGATCACCGCGGGGGTCGACGCCGGGGCCACGGAGACGGCACCGATCTCGGTGACCCAGACCGCGCCCACCGGTGTCGTACCGCGCGCCGCCTACGGGTCCGGCTGGGTCTGCGGCGCACCGTCCGGGCAGACCATCACCTGCACCAACAGCAACGGCCCGTTCGCCGGCGGCACCTTCCTGCCACCCATCACTGTCGTCGCGACCGTCACCGGCACCGGCGTGACCCCGGCGCAGATCCAGACCGCGACCGTGGCGACCTCGTCGTCGATCGACGCGAACCCGGGGCTTGCCACCGGCACCACCCCCGTCGCCCCGGCGACCGCACCGACCGGCGTCACCGTCACCCCGGCGCAGAGCACGATCTCCGGCGGCATCGCGGTCACCGTCGGCGGTAGCAATCTCACCGGCGCGACCGCGATCACCATCGGTACGACCGCCGAGCAGCAGGCCGGCACTTCGGTGGTGCTGTTGCCGTGCAGCTCCGGCCCGGCCGCCGGCTGCTTCACCGGGAACCCGGACGGCACCCTCGGCATCTCCGCCATGCCCGCCCGGTCCAGCCCGGCGACGGTCACGGTCAGCGTGCTCACCCGAGGCTCCACCGGATCGGCGAACTACGTCTACGCGTCCGCGCCGGACAGCCCGGCCACACCCACCGCGACCGCGGGCATCACCAGCGCCACCGTGAGTTGGACCGCGCCAGCGAGCAACGGCAGCCCGATCACCAGCTACCTGATCACCCCGATCCGAGACGGCGTCACCCAACCGACCCTCACCTTTGACGCCTCCACCACCAGCCGCACCCTGACCGGGCTGACCGTCGGCGCGTCGTACACCTTCCGGGTGGCGGCGGTGAACGCGTACGGCACCGGGGCGACCAGCCCACCCTCGGCGGCGGTGGTCCCGTACACCCTGCCGGGAGCGCCGACGAACACCACCGCCACCGCGGGGACCACCGCCGCCACGGTGAGCTGGACAGCCCCGGCCAACGGAGGTTCGCCGATCACCGGTTACACCGTGACGCCCTACCTCGGTGCCGTGGCACAGACCCCCCGGGTCTTCAGCGGGACCGCCACGACCCAGATCGTCACCGGGTTGACGGCCGGCGCCACGTACACCTTCCGGGTGGCCGCGACGAACGCCGGCGGCACCGGCCCACAGTCGGCCCCCTCCGCGTCGGTGACGGTCAACCCGCCGCCGACGCTGACCTTCCCACCGCCCCCACCGGGCAAGGCGTACGACCCGTACCAGTACCAGCTGACGGTGACTGGCGGTACGGGCCCGTTCGCCTGGGCGCTCAGCGCGGGAAGCCTGCCCGCCGGGCTGACCCTCGACCCGGTGACCGGTCTGCTCTCCGGCACGCCCACCGCGTCCGGGACGTTCCCGTTCACCGTCCGGGTGACCGACTCGTTCGACCAGTCCGCGACCCGACCGGTCGACCTGGTCATCACCCCGCTCGGTGGGCTCTCGATCAGCGTCCCGGCGGTCTCCGCGCTCGGCACCGTCACCTCGGGCACGACCGGTGTCTCGGGCCAACTCGGCCCGGTGACCGTCACCGACGACCGCGGGCCGTTCTCCGGAAACTGGGTCACCGTCGTCGCGAGCACGAGCTTCACCACGGGTTCCGGCTCGGGCGGCGAGACCATCCCCAACAGCGACATCACGTACGCCTCCGGGGCCGCCCTTGCCAGCACCGGGGCCGGATCCTTCGTCCCGCAGCCCGGGGCGGTGCTGAACACCCCGCGTACCGCCGCCCGGTGGGCCGGTCAGTCCGGAGGCCCGAACTCCGCCACCTGGAACCCCACAGTGTTGGTGGCTCTCCCGTCCTCGGTGGTGGTCGGCGACTACACAGCAGTCATCACACACTCAGTCATCTAG
- a CDS encoding aminotransferase class V-fold PLP-dependent enzyme, with product MRPEPTPHASPTALPGYAATGRIDELRATEYRHLDSDGQVYLDYAGAGVAAQAQVRAHHDRLLAGLYSNPHSENPTSVAAGSLVESARRAVLDFFRADPAEYAVVFTPNASGACRLVGEAYDFGRSSPLVLTWDNHNSVNGIREYARSARASVRYVPLSGPQLRVAESDLVAALHAGRARRWGRPGRRGLFAYPAQSNFSGVQHPLSWVELAHQQGYDVLLDAAAFAPTNRLDLSVTHPDFVCLSWYKLFGYPTGVGALLARRTALARLRRPWFAGGTIRAVSVQGDWHRPMDDESAFEDGTLNFLSIPDVEFGLRWLDSIGVDLVHARVGLLTEWLLERLTTLRHDSGGPLVQVYGPTTGAGRGGTVTFNLRQPDGTLVDERLVAREAAAAGFSLRTGCFCNPGAGEGAFGISRTSTRQRRLAGIDTIDQYLSALRLPTGGAVRVSFGLASTATDAERFVAFVQSTYLNRAVAAESALPPRLRC from the coding sequence GTGCGTCCTGAACCGACGCCGCACGCCTCCCCCACGGCCCTGCCGGGATACGCCGCCACCGGCCGGATCGACGAGTTACGCGCTACCGAGTACCGACACCTGGACAGCGACGGGCAGGTGTACCTCGACTACGCCGGGGCCGGGGTGGCCGCCCAGGCCCAGGTCCGTGCCCATCACGACCGGCTGCTCGCCGGTTTGTACAGCAACCCGCACTCGGAGAACCCCACGAGCGTGGCGGCGGGCTCGCTGGTGGAGTCGGCGCGACGCGCGGTGCTCGACTTCTTCCGCGCCGACCCGGCCGAGTACGCGGTCGTCTTCACCCCGAACGCCAGCGGCGCCTGCCGGCTGGTCGGCGAGGCGTACGACTTCGGCCGGTCCTCACCGCTGGTGCTGACGTGGGACAACCACAACTCGGTCAACGGCATCCGCGAGTACGCCCGGTCGGCCCGCGCGTCCGTACGCTACGTGCCGCTGAGCGGGCCGCAGCTGCGGGTCGCCGAGTCGGACCTGGTCGCGGCGCTGCACGCCGGCCGGGCCCGCCGGTGGGGTCGGCCCGGCCGTCGCGGGCTGTTCGCCTATCCGGCACAGAGCAACTTCTCCGGGGTGCAGCACCCGCTGAGCTGGGTGGAGCTGGCCCACCAGCAGGGCTACGACGTGCTGCTCGACGCGGCCGCCTTCGCGCCGACGAACCGGCTGGACCTCAGCGTCACCCACCCGGATTTCGTGTGCCTGAGCTGGTACAAGCTGTTCGGCTACCCCACCGGGGTCGGCGCGCTGCTGGCCCGCCGCACGGCGCTGGCCCGGTTGCGCCGGCCGTGGTTCGCCGGCGGCACGATCCGCGCGGTGAGCGTGCAGGGCGACTGGCACCGGCCGATGGACGACGAGTCGGCGTTCGAGGACGGCACGCTCAACTTCCTGAGCATCCCGGACGTGGAGTTCGGGTTGCGCTGGCTCGACTCGATCGGCGTGGACCTCGTCCACGCCCGGGTCGGCCTGCTCACCGAGTGGTTGTTGGAGCGGCTGACCACCCTGCGGCACGACAGCGGTGGGCCCCTGGTCCAGGTGTACGGGCCGACGACGGGTGCGGGGCGCGGGGGCACGGTGACGTTCAACCTCCGCCAACCGGACGGCACCCTGGTCGACGAGCGGCTCGTCGCGCGGGAGGCGGCAGCGGCCGGTTTCTCGCTGCGTACCGGCTGTTTCTGCAACCCGGGCGCGGGCGAGGGCGCGTTCGGGATCAGCCGGACGTCGACGCGGCAGCGGCGATTGGCGGGGATCGACACGATCGACCAGTACCTCAGCGCGCTGCGCCTGCCGACCGGCGGCGCGGTCCGTGTCTCGTTCGGACTGGCCTCCACGGCGACCGACGCGGAACGCTTCGTCGCCTTCGTCCAGTCGACCTACCTCAACCGCGCCGTCGCCGCCGAGTCAGCACTGCCACCTCGGCTGCGCTGCTGA
- a CDS encoding DUF2188 domain-containing protein, whose translation MAKGDVDTYREDGQWKNKPEGNERASSTHEVKADAQAQGREMAADRGVEHVVKKQDGTIGEKNTYPRSRDPRDIEG comes from the coding sequence ATGGCCAAGGGTGACGTCGACACGTACCGCGAGGACGGGCAGTGGAAGAACAAGCCGGAAGGCAACGAGCGGGCCAGCAGCACGCATGAGGTGAAGGCCGACGCGCAGGCCCAGGGCCGCGAGATGGCGGCCGACCGGGGCGTCGAACACGTGGTCAAGAAGCAGGACGGCACGATCGGGGAGAAGAACACCTATCCCCGCAGTCGCGATCCCCGGGACATCGAGGGCTGA
- a CDS encoding DUF4331 family protein, with the protein MSHHLDTPLAAQGGQLYLNDLFVFNGDRATVFVMDVNSSVTRADIKRGFHAEARYEIKIHVNGGEREDLTYRFAFGELDGDARQTFQLYELTGADARDDAAMGTPVAEGRTGEVTAGRNVRIWAGRITDPFFIDLDELATINAAVQNGSRVDRSAWRVDQAKNSFAGTTVESIVLEVSQDEPLLRDGTEIGVWCRTMLATDAGGWRQINRAGHPMMWPIFWPHDTDFSNPANFRHPGIDLAEGGEEIANAVAGVVKANGTAADPSAYGWSVARQLYPDLLSYKVGTAANFGFAARNGRALADNAPEVMFSLVLNTGTTSGLTAEVTKAARAATFPYVVPA; encoded by the coding sequence ATGTCGCACCACCTCGATACCCCCCTCGCGGCCCAGGGCGGTCAGCTGTACCTCAACGACCTGTTCGTCTTCAACGGCGACCGCGCCACGGTCTTCGTCATGGACGTCAACAGCTCGGTGACCAGGGCCGACATCAAGCGCGGCTTCCACGCCGAGGCGCGCTACGAGATCAAGATTCATGTCAATGGCGGCGAGCGGGAGGACCTGACCTACCGATTCGCCTTCGGCGAGCTGGACGGCGACGCCAGGCAGACCTTCCAACTGTACGAACTCACCGGCGCGGACGCCCGCGACGACGCCGCGATGGGCACCCCCGTCGCCGAAGGGCGCACCGGCGAGGTGACGGCCGGCCGCAACGTCCGGATCTGGGCCGGCCGGATCACCGACCCGTTCTTCATCGACCTCGACGAACTCGCCACCATCAACGCAGCGGTCCAGAACGGTTCGCGGGTGGACCGCTCAGCGTGGCGGGTCGACCAGGCCAAGAACAGCTTCGCCGGCACCACCGTCGAGTCGATCGTCCTGGAGGTCTCCCAGGACGAGCCACTGCTGCGCGACGGCACCGAGATCGGCGTGTGGTGTCGCACCATGCTGGCCACCGACGCCGGCGGATGGCGACAGATCAACCGCGCCGGCCACCCCATGATGTGGCCGATCTTCTGGCCCCACGACACCGACTTCTCGAACCCCGCCAACTTCCGGCACCCCGGCATCGACCTCGCCGAAGGCGGCGAGGAGATCGCGAACGCGGTCGCCGGGGTCGTCAAGGCGAACGGCACCGCGGCGGACCCGTCAGCGTACGGCTGGAGCGTCGCCCGGCAGCTCTACCCCGACCTGCTGTCGTACAAGGTCGGTACGGCCGCGAACTTCGGCTTCGCGGCCCGCAACGGGCGCGCCCTGGCGGACAACGCGCCTGAGGTGATGTTCTCCCTGGTCCTCAACACCGGCACCACGTCCGGCCTCACCGCGGAGGTCACGAAGGCCGCCCGTGCCGCCACCTTCCCGTACGTGGTCCCGGCCTGA
- a CDS encoding M23 family metallopeptidase: MTTGRPARARTHRRPRSRILLVLLALVAAAAVLGVALVVVPMLRPAGPRPLFQMPVACGETWQLSTYPGHDDYDVDFFPIEGEAWGRPVLASYAGTVTVAGINGSLGGRTPENPEGPRGRGGGYWVKIDHGGKWETQYLHLLEPPLVAVGQKVAQGEQIGKLGSTGNSGAPHLHYEQRRGWEKVETYFDGEPSGITTDDREQILRRVSNNCPAVS, encoded by the coding sequence GTGACGACCGGCCGCCCCGCCAGAGCCCGCACCCACCGCCGCCCGCGAAGCCGAATTCTCCTCGTTCTCCTCGCGCTCGTCGCTGCGGCAGCCGTCCTCGGCGTCGCGTTGGTCGTGGTGCCGATGCTGCGACCGGCGGGTCCGCGCCCGCTGTTCCAGATGCCCGTCGCCTGCGGCGAGACCTGGCAGCTCAGCACCTATCCCGGCCACGACGACTACGACGTCGACTTCTTCCCCATCGAGGGCGAGGCGTGGGGGCGTCCGGTCCTCGCGTCCTATGCCGGGACGGTCACCGTGGCCGGCATCAACGGGTCGCTCGGTGGTCGTACCCCGGAGAACCCGGAGGGTCCACGCGGGCGCGGCGGCGGTTACTGGGTGAAGATCGATCACGGCGGCAAGTGGGAGACGCAGTATCTGCACCTGCTCGAACCACCGCTGGTCGCTGTGGGTCAGAAGGTCGCCCAGGGTGAGCAGATCGGGAAACTCGGCAGCACCGGCAACTCCGGTGCCCCGCACCTGCACTACGAGCAGCGGCGCGGCTGGGAGAAGGTCGAGACCTACTTCGACGGTGAGCCGTCGGGGATCACCACCGACGACCGTGAACAGATCCTTCGGCGGGTGAGCAACAACTGTCCGGCCGTCTCCTGA